From one Equus asinus isolate D_3611 breed Donkey chromosome 5, EquAss-T2T_v2, whole genome shotgun sequence genomic stretch:
- the ADGRB2 gene encoding adhesion G protein-coupled receptor B2 isoform X9, translated as MAQTGDPAAEEWSPWSVCSLTCGQGLQVRTRSCVSSPYGTLCSGPLRETRPCNNSATCPVHGVWEEWGSWSLCSRSCGRGSRSRMRTCVPPQHGGKACEGPELQTKLCSMAACPVEGQWLEWGPWGPCSTSCANGTQQRSRKCSVAGPAWATCTGALTDTRECGNLECPATDGKWGPWNAWSLCSKTCDTGWQRRFRMCQATGAQGYPCEGTGEEVKPCSEKRCPAFHEMCRDEYVMLMTWKKAAAGEIIYNKCPPNASGSASRRCLLSAQGVAYWGLPSFARCISHEYRYLYLSLREHLAKGQRMLAGEGMSQVVRSLQELLARRTYYSGDLLFSVDILRNVTDTFKRATYVPSADDVQRFFQVVSFMVDAENKDKWDDAQQVSPGSVHLLRVVEDFIHLVGDALKAFQSSLIVTDNLVISIQREPVSAVSSDITFPMRGRRGMKDWVRHSEDRLFLPKEVLSLSSPGKPAASGAAAGSPGRGRGPGTVPPGPGYSHQRLLPADPEESSSYFVIGAVLYRTLGLILPPPRPPLAVTSRVMTVTVRPPTQPPAEPLITVELSYIINGTTDPHCASWDYSRADASSGDWDTESCQTLETQAAHTRCQCQHLSTFAVLAQPPKDLTLELAGSPSVPLVIGCAVSCMALLTLLAIYAAFWRFIKSERSIILLNFCLSILASNILILVGQSRVLSKGVCTMTAAFLHFFFLSSFCWVLTEAWQSYLAVIGRMRTRLVRKRFLCLGWGLPALVVAVSVGFTRTKGYGTSSYCWLSLEGGLLYAFVGPAAVIVLVNMLIGIIVFNKLMARDGISDKSKKQRAGSERCPWASLLLPCSACGAVPSPLLSSASARNAMASLWSSCVVLPLLALTWMSAVLAMTDRRSVLFQALFAVFNSAQGFVITAVHCFLRREVQDVVKCQMGVCRADESEDSPDSCKNGQLQILSDFEKDVDLACQTVLFKEVNTCNPSTITGTLSRLSLDEDEEPKSCLVGPEGGLSFSPLPGNILVPMGASPGLGEPPPPQEANPVYMCGEGGLRQLDLTWLRPAEPGSEGDYMVLPRRTLSLQPGSGGGGGEDPQRARPEGTPRRAAKTLTHTEGYPSFLSVDHSGLGLGPAYGSLQNPYGMTFQPPPPTPSARQVPEPGERSRTMPRTVPGSTMKLGSLERKKLRYSDLDFEKVMHTRKRHSELYHELNQKFHTFDRYRSQSTAKEKPSPGERPGLSQPRRHQSWSTFKSMTLGSLPPKPRERLALHRATAWEPTEPPDGDFQTEV; from the exons ATGGCGCAGACAG GCGACCCGGCAGCTGAGGAGTGGTCCCCGTGGAGCGTGTGTTCCCTGACGTGTGGGCAGGGTCTGCAGGTGCGGACCCGCTCCTGTGTGTCCTCCCCTTATGGGACCCTGTGCAGCGGGCCCCTGCGGGAGACCCGGCCCTGCAACAATTCGGCCACCTGCCCAG TGCACGGCGTGTGGGAGGAGTGGGGGTCCTGGAGCCTGTGCTCCCGCAGCTGCGGGCGGGGGTCCCGGAGCCGGATGCGGACCTGCGTGCCCCCCCAGCACGGCGGCAAGGCCTGCGAGGGTCCCGAGCTGCAGACTAAGCTCTGCAGTATGGCCGCCTGCCCGG TGGAAGGCCAGTGGCTAGAATGGGGTCCCTGGGGCCCATGCTCCACGTCCTGTGCCAATGGGACCCAGCAGCGCAGCCGGAAGTGCAGTGTGGCTGGCCCAGCCTGGGCCACGTGTACGGGTGCCCTCACCGACACCCGCGAGTGTGGCAACCTTGAGTGCCCGG CCACAGATGGCAAGTGGGGGCCGTGGAATGCGTGGAGCCTATGCTCCAAGACGTGTGACACTGGCTGGCAGCGCCGCTTCCGCATGTGCCAGGCCACGGGCGCGCAGGGCTACCCCTGCGAGGGCACCGGAGAGGAGGTGAAGCCCTGCAGTGAGAAGAGGTGTCCAG CCTTCCATGAGATGTGCAGGGACGAGTACGTGATGCTGATGACGTGGAAGAAGGCAGCTGCTGGCGAGATCATCTACAACAAGTGCCCCCCCAATGCCTCGG GGTCTGCCAGCCGCCGCTGCCTCCTCAGTGCCCAGGGCGTGGCATACTGGGGGCTGCCCAGCTTTGCCCGCTGCATCTCCCATGAGTACCGCTACCTGTATCTATCA CTTCGGGAGCACCTGGCCAAGGGGCAGCGCATGCTGGCGGGTGAGGGCATGTCACAAGTGGTGCGCAGCCTGCAGGAGCTGCTGGCCCGGCGCACCTACTATAGCGGGGATCTGCTCTTCTCCGTGGACATTCTGAGGAACGTCACTGACACCTTCAAGAGGGCCACCTATGTGCCCTCGGCTGATGATGTGCAG CGCTTCTTCCAGGTAGTGAGCTTCATGGTGGATGCAGAGAACAAGGACAAGTGGGATGATGCTCAGCAG GTGTCCCCTGGCTCCGTGCACCTGCTCCGTGTTGTGGAGGACTTCATTCACCTGGTGGGCGATGCTCTCAAGGCCTTCCAGAGCTCTCTGATCGTCACAGACAACCTGG TGATCAGCATCCAGAGAGAGCCCGTCTCCGCTGTGTCCAGCGACATCACATTCCCCATGCGGGGCCGCCGGGGCATGAAGGACTGGGTGCGGCACTCTGAGGACCGCCTCTTCCTGCCCAAGGAGGTGctcagcctctcctccccagggaagccagctgcatctggggcagcagcaggcagccctggcagggggaggggcccgGGAACGGTGCCCCCTGGTCCAGGCTACTCCCACCAGCGCCTCCTCCCGGCAGACCCCGAGGAGTCCTCCTCCTACTTTGTGATCGGTGCTGTGCTCTACCGCACCCTCGGCCTCATCCTGCCGCCCCCCAG GCCCCCGCTAGCCGTCACATCCAGGGTAATGACAGTGACTGTGCGGCCCCCCACCCAGCCACCAGCTGAGCCTCTCATCACAGTGGAGCTCTCCTACATCATCAAC GGCACCACAGATCCCCACTGCGCCAGCTGGGACTACTCCAGAGC AGATGCCAGCTCAGGGGACTGGGACACCGAGAGCTGCCAGACCCTGGAGACCCAGGCAGCCCACACCCGCTGCCAGTGCCAGCACCTGTCCACCTTTGCTGTGCTGGCCCAGCCGCCCAAGGACCTG ACCCTGGAGCTGGCAGGCTCCCCCTCGGTCCCCCTCGTGATCGGCTGTGCCGTGTCCTGCATGgcgctgctcaccctccttgccatCTACGCCGCCTTCTGGAG GTTCATAAAGTCTGAACGCTCCATCATCTTGCTGAACTTCTGCCTGTCCATCTTGGCCTCCAACATCCTGATCCTTGTGGGCCAGTCGCGGGTGCTGAGCAAG GGTGTGTGCACCATGACAGCCGCCTTCCTGcacttcttcttcctctcctccttctgctGGGTGCTCACTGAGGCCTGGCAGTCCTACCTGGCTGTCATCGGGCGGATGCGCACCCGCCTCGTTCGCAAGCGCTTCCTCTGCCTGGGCTGGG GTCTGCCTGCCCTGGTGGTGGCCGTGTCTGTGGGCTTTACCCGCACCAAAGGATATGGTACATCCAGCTA CTGCTGGCTCTCCCTGGAGGGTGGCCTGCTCTACGCCTTTGTAGGCCCTGCAGCCGTCATTGTCCTG GTGAATATGCTCATCGGAATCATCGTCTTCAACAAGCTCATGGCGCGTGATGGCATCTCAGACAAGTCCAAGAAGCAGAGGGCCGG GTCGGAGCGgtgcccctgggccagcctgctcctcccctgctcAGCGTGTGGAGCGGTCCCCAGCCCCCTGCTCAGCTCAGCCTCGGCCAGGAACGCCAT GGCCTCGCTCTGGAGCTCCTGCGTGGTGCTGCCCCTGCTGGCGCTCACTTGGATGTCTGCCGTCCTGGCCATGACCGACCGCCGCTCCGTCCTCTTCCAGGCCCTCTTCGCTGTCTTCAACTCCGCACAGGGCTTTGTCATCACCGCTGTGCACTGCTTCCTGCGCCGAGAG GTCCAGGACGTGGTTAAGTGCCAGATGGGTGTGTGCCGGGCCGATGAGAGTGAAGACTCGCCCGACTCGTGTAAGAACGGGCAGCTGCAGATCCTG TCAGACTTTGAAAAGGATGTGGATCTGGCTTGTCAGACAG TTCTGTTCAAGGAGGTCAACACTTGCAACCCGTCCACCATCACGGGCACACTGTCCCGCCTGTCCCTGGACGAGGACGAGGAGCCCAAGTCCTGCCTCGTGGGTCCCGAGGGCGGCCTCAGCTTCTCACCACTGCCTGGGAATATCCTGGTGCCCATGGGAGCCTCACCAGGGCTGGGGGAGCCGCCGCCTCCCCAGGAGGCCAACCCCGTGTACATGTGTGGGGAGGGTGGCCTGCGGCAGCTGGACCTCACATGGCTGCGGCCAGCCGAGCCTGGCTCTGAGGGGGACTACATGGTGTTGCCCCGGCGGACTCTGAGCCTGCAGCCTGGCAGTGGAGGCGGAGGTGGCGAGGATCCCCAGAGGGCCCGGCCTGAGGGCACCCCGCGGCGGGCTGCCAAGACACTGACCCACACCGAAGGCTACCCCAGCTTCCTGTCTGTGGACCACTcgggcctggggctgggccctgcCTATGGGTCTCTACAGAACCCCTATGGGATGACCTTCCAACCACCGCCGCCGACGCCCAGCGCCCGCCAAGTACCCGAGCCAGGGGAGCGTAGCCGGACCATGCCCCGCACCGTGCCCGGCTCCACCATGAAGCTGGGCTCCCTGGAG CGAAAGAAGTTACGGTATTCAGACCTGGACTTTGAG AAGGTGATGCACACCCGGAAACGGCACTCGGAACTCTACCACGAGCTCAACCAGAAATTTCACACTTTCGACCGCTACCGCAGCCAGTCCACGGCCAAG GAGAAGCCCAGCCCAGGGGAGCGTCCTGGCTTGTCCCAACCACGGCGACATCAGAGCTGGAGCACCTTCAAGTCTATGACGTTGGGCTCGCTGCCCCCCAAACCCCGAGAACGGCTGGCCCTGCACCGAGCAACAGCCTGGGAGCCCACGGAACCGCCTGATGGCGACTTCCAGACAGAGGTGTGA